A part of Mesoplodon densirostris isolate mMesDen1 chromosome 10, mMesDen1 primary haplotype, whole genome shotgun sequence genomic DNA contains:
- the LOC132497569 gene encoding SLA class II histocompatibility antigen, DQ haplotype D alpha chain isoform X2 produces MVLNRALILGALTLTTMMSPCGADHVASYGTTVYQSYGPSGQYTHEFDGDELFYVDLEKKETVWRLPVFSKFTSFDPQGALRNIAVGKHNLDILTKRSNFTRVPNEVPEVTVFSKFPVLLHQPNTLLCLVDNIYPPVINITWLRNGHSVTEGVSEISFLPKNDFSFLKISYLTFLPSDDDVYDCRVEHWGLDKPLLKHWEPEIPTPMSELTETVVCALGLTVGLIGIVVGTVFIIQGLRSGGPSRHQGPL; encoded by the exons CTGACCACGTTGCCTCCTATGGCACAACTGTCTACCAGTCTTATGGTCCCTCTGGCCAGTACACCCATGAATTTGATGGAGATGAGCTGTTTTATGTGGACCTGGAGAAGAAGGAGACTGTCTGGCGGCTGCCTGTGTTTAGCAAATTCACAAGTTTTGACCCACAGGGTGCCCTGAGAAACATAGCTGTGGGGAAGCATAACTTGGATATCTTGACTAAACGCTCCAACTTTACCCGTGTTCCCAATG AGGTTCCTGAGGTGACTGTGTTTTCTAAGTTCCCTGTGTTGCTGCATCAACCCAACACCCTCCTCTGTCTTGTGGACAACATCTATCCTCCTGTGATCAATATCACATGGTTGAGGAACGGACACTCAGTCACAGAGGGTGTTTCTGAGATCAGCTTCCTCCCGAAGAatgatttttccttcctcaagATCAGTTATCTCACCTTCCTCCCTTCTGATGACGATGTTTATGACTGCAGAGTGGAGCACTGGGGCCTGGATAAGCCACTGCTGAAACACTGGG AGCCTGAGATTCCAACCCCTATGTCAGAGCTGACAGAGACTGTGGTCTGTGCCCTGGGGTTGACTGTGGGCCTCATAGGCATCGTGGTGGGCACTGTCTTCATCATCCAAGGCCTGCGCTCAGGTGGTCCCTCCAGACACCAAGGGCCCTTGTGA